The Rhopalosiphum maidis isolate BTI-1 chromosome 4, ASM367621v3, whole genome shotgun sequence region TCGTATTACTGGACGGTctggtaattaaatattaaaatatgtgtacaagtttattgatattaaaatattaagcacGTGGACTGTGCTGTACTgctattcatatattattgatattaataataactaacttTCTGACAACGTCGACCGTTACTCCGTTAACAGATACTTCATAAGACAAATCCGTAGAAAATCTTAAGCCGTGACAGATACCCATGCCCCAGTGACACAGTCATCACATGGCGAGTATGGGTCAGATAAATAACGTCTAACGATGATCACATGCAATCAACGTTCATGATTTGATCGAATTGATCGATAAATCCCGCGtactattaaacaaaaaaaaaaaaaaaaatcgacgaCGCGGACGATAATGAACTGCTGCGTCACAAATACGTTATACTTACGTTTTAGACGATATAGTGTTTCCTCACATCACGGTTGGCCGACGATCGGCTTTTTGGCAGTGAACGTGGCGGATCCGTAAGTAAAACGTGCGTGACAGACTAAACACAAAACGCGAATACGCGATACAGCGGATGTTGGTAAACTTAAGATGACCATACATCCCGTTTTTCGTATTTCTATACCCCATCGTCTCGAAGCACTAAATATGTTCCGTTACCAGATGGTGACAAAGAAAATGTGTAtaacgaaaattaatttttattgaccgATTATTGTTTCTATCATGGGCGTAGGAAATATTTTCGGAGGGGTTTTGTCTaaatctttattaatattataaaattatgaataatttatttgtatgtattaaataataaaattgttttatttaatttcgggGGTGTTTGAACACCCAAAACCCTTTCTTACCTACGCCCATGGTTTCTATATTACATCTAAGGTCCAGAATTTTATTCGTTCCTGAAGTCACCGcctgatttattaaaataaatttgttccaaaaataaatattagtataaactaattagtgtacctatgtaatttactttttagttattaaataaaaaaatgtatcaataattacaattatttatttattaataggtgtcattaattaatttaattttttgttctgtataaatattataatttataataatatttaattctgtttataatcatttttttgttacgtttttatcaaaaaaatatttagtcatCTTAAGTCTATTGCGCACGTTTACActaaaaatgtgataaatgCGCTACgatgacattaaaatatataatattgcctTCACCCTGCATGAAACATATGAGTACAATCCGCGGATTCGGCGGTGTACGGCGCGAACTTGAACAAACGCGTGTACACGCACGACGGACTTACAATGTATGATATGATGTGCGGGCAGATGACACGCACACAGACGACGtggcacaaaaaaaaatacaccgaCGAAGAAACTGAAAACGGTGCCGagcaattaacaaaaaaaaaaaaaaatagaccaACTATAtgtgtttgaataatatttaagatgagaaaaaaatataagaaacaatattatttttgtatgttctACCAGATGATGgcgtaataattgaaaaaattacaaatttacttaTACCCTTTTACCCACGCGCCGGccatcaattaaatatagtaatggTAAGTATTATACTAGTATACGTAGTATATCACAATCATCcgttataatgtacctacttcAGTTAAATATAgagataatgttttttataagctgatcattgaattataattgcactgttacttatatttgtttctgttgtagtataaaatagtGTAATTTTCGAAAGTCTGATGATTACATTttcttgaaattaaatttcaaataattctaAGAAATTCGATTATTATAGTCTGCCAAGGATCACCAATAACTTAATTCTAATTGGATTTTTCGGCTTCCCCTAAATGTTTAGGTTAGGTAAGGTAACATAGCCGATGTATTATTTGACTAttcattatacttaattatttacagaaaACGCCCGTCACCTGGTCTTTATATGTACATGGCCTATTGACCTTTCATTATCAATTATGAGATGAAattgtttaatgatatttaaattagaatatggcaataattaataattatactataattttgaacacatttatttggtgtgtataattattaattttatagtcttGGAAATACGATTATGACCACTGAGTATTTTGACCTTTAATATTcgttataattacttataacttataagttataagtatatattataacatcagGCGACGGCACATTTAGCTGATAGATATAGAGTTTAATGTTGAAAGGGTACTATACCCTTATACGTTGCCTCCGGCCTTTGTCTTTCAAACACCTAACATAGCCAATTATACGTTATGAAGAATTAATTTGACTCCTTTATgcctaatattacaattaatttgcatattataaaattttaaagtaatataatattttttggtgaatCTTGTTGTTTTTTAGGTTATGGACATTTTAAAGGGCAcaaacaacttaaaattttaaaacgttcATAACCTCTTAATACTGAATGTGATAGGACATTCGAAAACAActgattttttattctataaaaatctatttaaacatttcGTACTTTCATTCTAACGAACTGTTGTACTGATTGATTTATAGTTTtgcgaaattattatttttttaaattataatttggatTCCTCCTCTCGTTTTCTTTATATCCtactaataacttttaaaccaATTGGAAAATACACttcatataatttgaatttaacaataaataaaatttattgtttgtaaaataaacatttttatatattcaatagttaataatgtttctttgaataaataattgtaagaaATACATTATCAAATTCACATAAATGGAACTGTTTGTAACAAAATTCTGTCAAATGTCAGAGAAAATAGCTGGTACGTAGTTGACCgtgaattgtataaaaacacGACTAGAGAGATATGAGCatctttaacttaaattaaaatattcaagtataaaaataattttttatattaatgtgacTTGTAGGAAGCCAAAAAAAAGTctcaaaaagaatattttcttaagGCTCGAGTTATCCACATTACCACCGAAGCTAATAATAgatcagtatttaaaatattaagcatatatttataacctttaatattaatctcaATCTTTCTAtttgagataatatttaatgattattattatatgatatttattttttagtatttcatgcgaaataaataaatcatcggATTATTTGGtatgatgaaaataatggaataaaaatatatcaatttaacaaagaaataatatgcatttatatgtgacataccaatatttttacttttgtgtcTGCATACAAAAACAAGACATGCTATCATAGCATACCATAtttgtaatcatattataaattatcttcacaaactatacataatacaattatttattaaagacaCACGACCAATGGACCAGTTCGATGGAATCTTATTATTGCCTATATAAAACGCCTTACAGAAGGTACGTTTTAAACTctcttaaaaatgaatatagtaatgttctattataatttataataatttgtatgctACACAGttacacacattatattgCATCTAtccaaaataagttattacaataacaaacGTATGTGAaactaaagaataaaaataaattatatagtgatTCAAAAAAAGAGTGAATCTGAAAAATTTCTTCATATAGTGCAATAGCTATAagattaatgataatacataGGAGGTACTATTGTATAATCGATATTTCATTTGGTTTCTAGGAACGtacaacatatataaattattaactacaatgattatttattactattcatCTCAAAAGTTGATTATGTAAAATGTGCTTATATTAGCtactaagtatttttttttaagaaaacaatttttatgacaattaaaaaaaaagataaaaattactaaaagttTGTACGTATGGATAGAAATAATTAGATACTTCCAATAGTTTTTgcgtattgatatttttaaaagtctcggcatattataatatactcgacTCATATTCATTATTGACGGCTAAcgggtattaatataatatatataatattataacgtataccGTGTAAGCTATAAGTTATTAGAGtagatattcatattttatattatgtatatttattattacagctGGTACCGTAAATTAGGAtgactaatattaattgtgttgATTTTGCATTGCTCTTTTATACccagtttttttaatactcttaaacaaatttcaaaataatgatgtCGTTGCCTCgagctatttttataaaaacatttctaatttctaatcatttttttctttctaataatcaatatttttaaattcttttttcaaaatagcTTTTAACGTCACACTTGATCCGGGGGACTTTCATATCATCATCTTTTTACCAATACTTAGAAAAGTGTATTAAAACTCAGttgtatgcattttatttggaATATCTACTATTGGTGTacctactaaattaattaaaaattgggtTACCTTttgatcaatataattttaaatgatctcACGGTTTAATTCACAGTtgattagataaaatattttcaatgtattcatttaatttttacttttctttgttacctattttttatagtCTAATGACGTAATTTATGACAATAAATAGTGCAATTACACGATCCACAAAGGTTGTAaggttatgttttattaatttttctgtaGATATTTAGTACACATATCGAACTAATTacctataaagttataaatagtttaattcttGAAATATGATAAATCACCATGGCAattcatgaaaaaaattactaaaaacaataGATAATCTATAACGATTAGGTATAACATAGATgctaatttagtaaataataaaaatacaatggtGGTTTGATCATTTACTAACTTAGTTTGTGTGCGGGGGGAATGAAAATACGCTACTGctcatatctaatatataaatacatgtatatgaatattaatacatattgataatggatataactatataggttCTTAACTATTGagtttaataagaaattaaccgaaaaaaatatttctggtatttttataaaaaattacattttttagtatgaGTACCTGCTAGTTATGCTGATTATCTtaactattatcattatccaTCCAAGTGACCAAGTCCATTTTCGAGAAAACATGACAACAATATTttcgaattaattttttattagttaataattctcTCCGATgaaaaattggaatttttacAGTTAGAACATTAAGCCGAGGTGGCTGCAGtttacgatttttaaatttggtatcacaataaattataacagtatagtatatattttaatgttgttttaatatttaaaagaattaaggcttttaattatttcactattattGATTAACTAATAACAAGTAACAACTCAGTTGAATAAACTTAGTAAACTGTAACTTAACATTAATGATCTAGTGGTAGGTACTGGAACTGTGACAAAATGTACTCTGGTGCAACTGTGTATGGATTGTTCACTCAAACTACTTATCAACATTCCCGCCATGCCCAACAACAATTCTTGATAACACATTGTTAAGCTTGTCATTTtaccatacataatattatctatgtttatacaattctgttttttacatttccgttaaaataatttagaaatcaaAGAATGAAatactaacaaaataatgtttaaaattttataactaaacttttatataaaacaatggaCCGTGCAAGAATACCAATCGAAGAAATTATTACGAGTttcaagtaattttataaatttcatgtttatcgatattttatataggtaaaatgtaGCATCACTTAACTCGTTGTTTTTTATCTAGATCAACTAGTACCGTTGaagatatatttgataaattggaGGTATGGAATCGCAATGATTCTCAACAAATTCcacttgaaaattcaaaagagCGTGCATTACAGAAACTGTTGCATAATTGTGAtgataaagataaattaaaagaaaaagcaCAGTGCATTgagttagtaaatatttaagtttttagtagaaaaatacaaaaatttggaaaaatattaaactaactatacctattgtttatttttacagataattaattaattaatgactgattttttttttcaggaatCATAAATTggcaaataaatttatggaaTTAGTTCAAGAAATAAGAGaagacaaaaaattaaaagcattTATGGAAAAGCGGTATAAAGAATATGAGAAAGATACAAGTTGTTCAGAAgttgcacaatattataaagatgaaATTGAGGTATGTTACTACATTTAGTACTACTACTTGAgagtaaacaataaatagtaaaaaaattaaacattagactgatagacatattatgtattaatgtatatattataatattatattgtattcctaaatattattaatttaattttaaaactaattacttCTTTTTTCTAGaagatttacaatttttaattagacaattttctgatataaatcaaaaattaaagataatattatattttcaagataattatttgtatttcttcgttctataatttaaatcaagtaaattataatactaatatatgtagtcaaaataacaaaaattgagTCATATCATCTGGCAtttgatgatttaatattaatataactcaataaaagagctattatttttgaaataattctattCCTCATAAAATAGTCTAGACAGGAGTCTTTAACCTATGGTCTGTGGCAGGACCCTGGTATAAACaatgcaaaaaaattatttaaataatctttgtatttaaaatattttttcatagaaaagaaatgaatttcaaaaacaaagacaaatgaaaaaagaaattaaagagAAGAAAGTGGTCTTGAAAAGAAGTGTTTGCAAACAAACTCCACTTTGGAAAAACTTAAGAAAATATCAAGCCCTagattactttaatataccCATGACATGTTATAGTATGATTATTCattgtcttatttttaatatattcaataatcatacttaaataaatctttaattatattgttttttattatagacacCACAAATCCAGTAGAACACGACTTAGTTGGTGATATTTTGTCTTGTCTTCAAGGCTTccatacaaaatttattattccaaaCAACTTTGAAATACCACTTACTTTCAATATTAATGAGGCCATAGGTTtgttaataagataaaaaaaaaaacactctaaacttgataattatttttaggaacacttgtaatataataataaagaaaatatgtacaaaataaaaatcttaaattaaaccacttttagaataaaatactattaatacatatttctttatatatatatcgtatgcAGTGGTGTAATTTGGGAAACATATCAGGGCCCAAGGGTTGCAAAAATGACTGAGGATGCTCAAAACCCATGGGGGCTTTGTTCCCACCCCCCAACGTTATacaaacaatgttttaatatattatattaatataaaatacattataaatctatGATTCTTCTTGGATAcatgtaattgttatttaaaatttttatggttAATACATAGTacacaaacattaattttatttaaattttaaatcatataatctTTCATAATTCAAATGTATCCAAATCATatatcaattgtttttaattttaaaattgtaggcTGTAGTAGTCTCATTGTTGTTctctattttaatgtattatagtaaactgtaatcaattatattattttcattgttggagtattgatattatttaatctcaaTTTTCTCATTCTTCAACAttctttatttcataattaattaagagGACGTAGTACCCACATATGTTGTCATCGTCCTATACACTCACGACATGGCAAATTTTTGTTCAtcaatttcaatattgtactgttagttttgataaaagAGTGAACTgtcctattataaaatgtaaaagctATGTGGAGTCTTGGATAATAATCTTacctttacattttataataggttagTTCACTcttttatcaaaactaacagaacaatattaaaactggTGGACAAAAATTTACCATGTCATAAGTGTATAAGACGGAAACAACACATGCTAATACGTCctcttaactaaataattacttatttatttatttttttttattatctagcgataaaccataaatatgaaaatttcagGGGTTGCAGAATAgtactttttattgtatatgtttCTTATACCAATTTTAACTAGAATTAAttctattgtttaatatatcataatacacttgttttaattttatttatttggtgtTGTAtgctaatttgtttaattttctgCCTAGATCCAcagtttaaatgtatagtgCCAAAAATACTTAGACTCGTATCAGCTTATACCATTATTTGCAGATATAGTGAAGAAAATCGTCAGAGCCATAATGGATATGTTAATCAAGCATTAGCTTGTtacataagtaaatttatacgTGATTATTTGGTAAGCGTTTTTAatgactattttattaaattttacctgGTAACCATAttggtgaatataatattatagaatttatgttttttctcAACTAGAGACTTAAaagatagaaatatataaatttgtacaattattatttttatagaactttataatatgtcttGAAAATCAACACAAGTCTGGAGAACTTGGTCTACAATCATTATCATTTGCTGCCCAGGCtcatgtttacaaaatagaaTTTGTAGCCCGTAttgtatcaataataacacaagtatttattattaaactttggaattttggaaatatttatacttatttgaatatttacttatgaatGTTAGGAAAAGAAGAAAGGAGGTCAGACTTTATCAGTTTTACATGAAGAAATGACTCAATGTTATATTGATGAATCACTTAAAAAACTTTTGGCAGGAATGGTTGAAGTATCAACTATTCCATTTTTCCAATCATTAGAAAAGTGGATTTTTAAAGGACAAGTATTTGATCCTTGTGAGGAGGTATTTACCAGatttttgttatcattatttttttttaatgtatattatgaagttttattttgttttattttagtttatgatTAAATGTGGTAACCTAACATTGAGTGATGACACAGAGAAATATTGGAATAGATGTTATACAGTTAGAAATGAATATGTTCCATCTTACTtggaaaaatttaaagaaattatcttACGAACTGGAAAATACTTAAATGCACTTTATCACTGTAGtaagtcataaattattatttttaactattttactaacatgacaaaatgaataattttttttttttgttttatcgtaGACATtccaaataaatcaaatttgatttatacatcaactaataatgaaaaactagTATATTCTATATGGTGTTCTGATTCAACAAATTATctcaaaactattaataatgcttatatGTTTGCAAGTAGTAgtctattaaatgtattactaaTTGATTATGACCTTATGAAcagattaaagtaaaaattaattttaaaattagtaaagaatcattgaaaaaataatatttatttcagatcAATTAAACGCTATTTTTTACTAGAACAAGGAGATTTTGTAGTACATCTGTTAGATGTATGTGATGAAGAATTGAAAAAACCAACAGATGATATTGTTTACAACCGATTGGAATCATTGTTAGATATTTGTTTACGAGTAAATGTTGGATGTGTAGATCAATACAAAGATGACATTAaaatggaattaaaaaaagatccattgagttttcaaatatttaaaatacttgctATTCAAACTGAAAAAGAAAAAGGTAaaagaaaaagtatttatttaaatattaatgtgtatcCATTAaggtaagttataaataattatagttatagcaattatatacaaatttgtcTTTTtagttaaactaaaaataaaaaacttgtattcaaatgtaataattttcaaaaatctattaaaaaaatattagtcaaaagctcagaaaataatttatttttggaaacaaACATAACTGAGTACCAACATTATATTcagttattatgtaattacaaaataaaattttcatactaaaatataaatgtatttgtatttatattttaaatagattatacaAACTTTCAACCATCTTCAAATTTATTGGGAATACAATCATTCTGTTTGGGATTAACAACACAATGGCCAGTGTctcttatatttaatgaaactgttatttcaaattatcaaatattattcagattgttattattatgtaaaaatgttgaacGGCAACTACTTAAGTAAgtgaatcaataatatttagtagaaaatatttatgtcatattataggTTTCCAAGTTGACtgagtaaaaattaaagcttttgaaattttcatagtgaatttttaatgaaatttatttttaatgatgataatttattatcctaataatatattttgatatgtttattttttattaaataataattttgatacaa contains the following coding sequences:
- the LOC113550704 gene encoding gamma-tubulin complex component 2-like, encoding MDRARIPIEEIITSFKSTSTVEDIFDKLEVWNRNDSQQIPLENSKERALQKLLHNCDDKDKLKEKAQCIENHKLANKFMELVQEIREDKKLKAFMEKRYKEYEKDTSCSEVAQYYKDEIEKRNEFQKQRQMKKEIKEKKVVLKRSVCKQTPLWKNLRKYQALDYFNIPMTCYNTTNPVEHDLVGDILSCLQGFHTKFIIPNNFEIPLTFNINEAIDPQFKCIVPKILRLVSAYTIICRYSEENRQSHNGYVNQALACYISKFIRDYLNFIICLENQHKSGELGLQSLSFAAQAHVYKIEFVARIVSIITQEKKKGGQTLSVLHEEMTQCYIDESLKKLLAGMVEVSTIPFFQSLEKWIFKGQVFDPCEEFMIKCGNLTLSDDTEKYWNRCYTVRNEYVPSYLEKFKEIILRTGKYLNALYHCNIPNKSNLIYTSTNNEKLVYSIWCSDSTNYLKTINNAYMFASSSLLNVLLIDYDLMNRLKSIKRYFLLEQGDFVVHLLDVCDEELKKPTDDIVYNRLESLLDICLRVNVGCVDQYKDDIKMELKKDPLSFQIFKILAIQTEKEKDYTNFQPSSNLLGIQSFCLGLTTQWPVSLIFNETVISNYQILFRLLLLCKNVERQLLKVWLCDKHLKKIPNTSAITYKKAFNLRQNMLLFVQNLEYYMFEEVIETQWQAFTSAIQYKVKNVDELLDEQQKFLNLCLKNCMVTNPDLMKSSRYLLELCTEFSDYVLLSKSHLNHLKLDFEKNIQILENKFTAAMIDLLKCIRKMSRLDSGNIIYNFLYRMDFNGMYTEQINMDDTILYT